From Podospora bellae-mahoneyi strain CBS 112042 chromosome 3, whole genome shotgun sequence, the proteins below share one genomic window:
- a CDS encoding hypothetical protein (EggNog:ENOG503PXCJ; MEROPS:MER0000316), with product MTTSYAGVVEGGTTRTTSSTTKETCATIYGCEVEDDNSSTQTFDGCTVTPVAKREVVATPTPVQGAAGTLEERSRPFLQARAKKKSPCQIGDALIIPDNPENVQAIRTWLGDVNNNPKKQPWSYTEIKSDRAKFTAFFHVVQLDRASLDTLSGAKGIYGIDDIYYLSEMNAEAKAKTALADAQTPRPVTDIWQGKFPGSGGGGPAVVPRHFSRDQSPGNLTSSTEIPDIHRDLNETISGVLRKRNDYGEHETAEYWELSQLSAPPSYTGFKSWRRSGTPARTQDPKKPDRWFNTYWYPKGTGLTQYIYNMESDIDTSHAEFQGLGGRLIRWPYSSPYGGDAKTPKPVSASDWKHGTAVSSKILGNLLGAGREVTMVLPVNPGSGFTYTGNSGAKTRYFEEAAVLETFIRVMDDILDSANNKEGRAIINYSGGMFTDGASEARIRMLYKIIKKLDQYNVLVVAAIHNSYKERGDNIDAYPAGWGNVSRADYLSNVLSVGAVQQSQRVATFAPYQQWVTYAPGEKTYIAVPGKGVATDDGSSMAAPLVAAMAANLRSLPSKWKEDLKDPKRLKALIKILSRPLPMGKPDKNPAKPKIPVGKIDTLVSTAWNGQVFNLGHCLLDTTEAKGQGGNAQLDKVCPKIEDIKKPDADKLFSPPGGGGDSGGGSGGGGPSRDPIEHKPGPAGPLCNKPIGLGKRDGQCGKICTGYYCTPTPVGPPPDYHDPEDPAHKVTRPPMPTLTGAPDLGNCPKTTTRRCVGSGGRETCEDVTICAPTTAVPTPTAQPTPTAAPQPATCRIHIAQHHWFSWTSNANAMFMEVTSYINEVRQNYESANTDFGISMTWYKASSKFPTDLQVDIRKEKGAVNFKRDRPAPGENLERKRLFMSFDLYFTAGNQHWSSGNRDESRMPFCRVGAWDENSWDGINHLQPSRRMDCYWRC from the exons ATGACGACTTCGTACGCCGGCGTTGTGGAAGGTGGCACAACCAGAACGACCTCGTCTACGACCAAGGAGACATGCGCTACTATCTACGGAtgcgaggtggaggatgacaATTCGTCGACCCAGACTTTTGATGGTTGCACTGTCACCCCGGTGGCAAAGCGCGAGGTTGTCGCAACGCCAACCCCAGTTCAAGGAGCTGCTGGTACCCTTGAGGAGAGATCTCGACCGTTCCTGCAAGCTAGAGCCAAAAAGAAGAGCCCATGCCAAATTGGGGATGCCTTGATCATACCTGACAACCCTGAAAATGTCCAGGCCATCCGCACCTGGCTCGGGGACGTCAACAATAACCCAAAGAAGCAGCCATGGTCATACACAGAGATCAAGTCCGATAGGGCGAAGTTTACTGCCTTTTTCCACGTTGTCCAGCTTGACCGTGCAAGCTTGGACACACTTAGTGGCGCCAAAGGGATCTACGGT ATTGACGACATATACTACCTCTCTGAGATGAATGCAGAGGCTAAGGCCAAAACGGCATTGGCGGACGCTCAAACGCCACGGCCTGTTACCGATATCTGGCAGGGGAAGTTCCCTGGgtccggtggtggcggccCAGCAGTTGTTCCTCGGCACTTCTCCCGAGATCAGTCACCTGGGAACCTTACCTCTTCAACTGAGATACCAGATATTCATCGCGACCTCAATGAGACTATCTCTGGAGTCCTTCGTAAGAGGAACGACTATGGGGAACACGAAACGGCGGAGTATTGGGAGCTTTCTCAGCTTTCGGCACCTCCCTCGTACACAGGATTTAAGTCATGGAGGAGGTCTGGGACCCCAGCAAGAACGCAGGACCCCAAGAAACCCGACAGATGGTTCAACACATATTGGTACCCCAAAGGCACTGGCCTAACGCAGTACATATACAATATGGAGTCGGACATAGATACCAGCCATGCA GAGTTCCAAGGGTTAGGCGGGCGTTTGATCAGGTGGCCTTACTCGTCGCCGTACGGTGGCGACGCGAAAACACCCAAGCCTGTCTCCGCTTCCGATTGGAAGCACGGGACCGCTGTCTCATCCAAGATTCTCGGAAACCTCCTCGGGGCCGGCAGAGAGGTCACCATGGTCTTGCCAGTCAACCCAGGAAGTGGATTCACCTACACAGGCAACTCAGGCGCAAAAACCAGATATTTCGAGGAAGCAGCCGTGCTTGAGACATTTATACGAGTTATGGATGACATTCTTGATTCTGCGAACAACAAGGAAGGCcgagccatcatcaactaTTCTGGCGGCATGTTCACGGATGGTGCCAGCGAGGCCAGGATCAGGATGCTAT ACAAAATTATCAAGAAGCTAGACCAGTATAACGTGCTCGTTGTCGCCGCTATCCACAATTCCTACAAGGAGAGAGGTGATAACATTGATGCTTACCCAGCCGGTTGGGGCAATGTCTCTCGCGCCGACTACCTCAGCAACGTCCTTTCGGTGGGCGCAGTGCAGCAAAGTCAGCGTGTAGCAACCTTCGCCCCTTACCAACA ATGGGTTACTTATGCTCCAGGTGAAAAGACTTACATCGCTGTTCCTGGAAAGGGTGTCGCGACGGACGACGGAAGCTCAATGG CGGCACCCCTGGTTGCAGCAATGGCTGCCAATCTCCGCTCTTTGCCGTCAAAGTGGAAGGAGGACCTCAAGGATCCGAAACGCCTCAAGGCCCTCATCAAGATACTTTCCCGGCCTCTCCCTATGGGAAAACCCGACAAGAACCCTGCAAAGCCAAAGATTCCAGTGGGCAAGATCGATACCTTGGTCAGCACAGCGTGGAATGGTCAAGTGTTTAACCTTGGCCACTGCCTCCTTGACACCACCGAAGCCAAGGGCCAAGGTGGCAATGCGCAGCTGGACAAGGTTTGCCCTAAGATTGAGGACATCAAAAAACCAGACGCAGATAAGCTGTTTAGCCCccccggcggtggtggtgacagcggtggtggcagtggcggtggtgggccaAGCAGAGATCCTATCGAACACAAGCCCGGTCCTGCCGGACCCCTTTGCAACAAGCCCATTGGACTTGGGAAACGAGACGGCCAGTGCGGGAAGATATGCACCGGTTACTACTGCACGCCGACGCCGGTCGGGCCACCCCCCGACTATCACGACCCGGAGGACCCAGCGCACAAGGTCACCAGGCCTCCGATGCCGACATTGACAGGAGCGCCAGACCTCGGTAACTGTCCCAAGACGACGACGCGGCGCTGCGTAGGAAGTGGTGGTCGCGAGACCTGCGAGGACGTCACCATCTGTGCGCCGACAACGGCAGTCCCTACTCCCACGGCACAACCTaccccaacagcagcgccGCAGCCAGCCACATGTCGCATCCATATCGCCCAGCACCACTGGTTCAGCTGGACCTCTAACGCCAACGCAATGTTTATGGAAGTCACTTCTTATATCAATGAAGTACGACAGAACTACGAATCGGCAAATACGGACTTTGGCATCTCGATGACGTGGTACAAGGCAAGCTCGAAATTCCCGACGGATCTTCAGGTTGATATTCGCAAGGAAAAGGGAGCTGTGAACTTCAAGAGGGACAGGCCGGCACCGGGCGAGAACCTCGAGAGAAAGAGGCTGTTCATGTCGTTTGATCTTTACTTCACAGCCGGCAACCAGCACTGGTCGAGCGGGAACAGGGACGAAAGCAGAATGCCGTTTTGTCGGGTAGGGGCATGGGATGAGAACTCGTGGGATGGTATTAATCATCTTCAACCG AGCCGACGGATGGACTGCTACTGGAGGTGTTAG
- a CDS encoding hypothetical protein (COG:U; EggNog:ENOG503PBRC): protein MAAVQLDLAAVQQLAAEQRALLDTIDELRKLGLGKFVQLPQLIVVGDQSSGKSSVLEAISRVRFPIKDGLCTRFATELVLRQASQTKVNVQIQNDAGDVDDHVFDRTGLNNDELPAIIEEAKDVMGVGSGSSTFSEQVLRVEISGPAVPQLTLVDLPGFYHNETENQEAGGVAVVDRLAEKYMRQKNSIILAVVSAQSELAAQKVLNEAKKHDPTRGRTLGIITKPDKVDQGSHNEGQYLRLAENKEGSHKLALGWHVLRNRTHMETTSTNGERDEAEKNFFRNGVWATIKAQDRGIEALRDKLSQVLLAHIQRKLPELIEDIENLIKQRQSRLKELGEQRSTPQAMRTYLTKISSRFRELAGEAVRGNYLDDFFGGLYPDPDSTEYTDARIKKLRALVRDLNRVFAHVLLVKGNRRKILWDGDNQDRDSDDGESDNEENECSEPELAAHLHQLLEHYPFEDPATVSLANLKGELEAMASENQGTEFPGSPNDRLTLRLFRDQSQPWEDITKRHIKLITEICQSFTEKLIDHIVGRDPKTAQALLREYVAPFFQEKASLLGVKLQELLYHYMNGYDPMPLLKNTRSRRGGERRVQQTARQLEKVYPNLEGLTHEHVSRAVLEAASEATPSSDFGTDKIIESMANYYDRSLDIFIDNVVVLGLENCLLRHLPTILDPDMVPNMTDEDVEKVAAESRPVRQEREELQVQLTKLQSGHAACRAFQPRDLPSFSASSRNGMAIGGTGLVLRRGPSQSPAPIPSIETERTATPGSRQSTATLGRTPSSSSTSTATPRVSGSSAPVSASAPAPRSIFADMKNPPAPRSGGQFTTTPSTSGVFSTKPATPGTGGLFGTSDPAPTASLFGPKGSSVVGNPSTPNSASLFSAPSGPVAKAPAPSPFSNAPTVAFPSGGIFGTSNNQSGGALYSTKPGQTSGSGFFGSPSAKTGGAEGS from the exons ATGGCTGCTGTTCAGCTAGATCTCGCAGCAGTGCAGCAGCTCGCCGCTGAGCAGCGCGCCCTTCTTGACACCATTGACGAGCTTCGAAAACTTGGCCTAGGAAAATTTGTCCAACTTCCTCAACTCATCGTTGTTGGCGATCAATCATCCGGAAAAAGCTCCGTCCTGGAGGCCATCTCTCGTGTCCGCTTTCCTATCAAAGACGGACTCTGCACGCGCTTTGCAACTGAGTTGGTGCTTCGCCAAGCCTCCCAGACGAAAGTCAACGTCCAGATCCAGAATGATGCTGGCGATGTGGACGATCATGTCTTTGACAGAACCGGCCTCAACAACGACGAACTTCCTGCTATCATCGAGGAAGCCAAAGATGTCATGGGTGTCGGCTCGGGATCAAGTACATTCTCAGAACAAGTCCTCCGGGTGGAAATTTCCGGCCCTGCTGTTCCACAGTTGACGCTTGTCGACCTCCCCGGTTTCTATCATAATGAGACAGAGAACCAAGAGGCCGGCGGTGTTGCTGTGGTCGATCGGCTCGCAGAAAAGTATATGCGCCAGAAGaacagcatcatcctcgccgttGTCTCAGCCCAAAGTGAGCTGGCTGCCCAAAAGGTCTTGAATGAAGCGAAAAAACACGATCCTACCCGAGGGCGAACCCTGGGAATCATCACCAAGCCCGATAAGGTTGACCAGGGCTCCCACAACGAAGGCCAATACTTGCGTCTGGCGGAGAACAAGGAAGGCTCTCACAAACTGGCACTCGGCTGGCATGTGCTACGCAACCGAACTCATATGGAGACCACGTCAACAAATGGCGAGCGTGAtgaggccgagaagaacTTCTTTCGAAACGGAGTGTGGGCAACAATCAAGGCTCAGGACAGGGGCATCGAGGCTCTCAGGGACAAGCTCAGCCAAGTTCTCTTGGCACACATTCAGCGCAAACTTCCAGAGCTCATCGAGGACATTGAAAACTTGATCAAGCAACGTCAAAGTCGACTCAAGGAACTGGGCGAGCAACGTTCAACACCACAGGCCATGAGAACATACCTCACCAAGATCAGTTCCCGTTTCCGTGAGCTTGCTGGCGAAGCAGTTAGGGGCAACTACCTTGACGATTTCTTTGGCGGTTTGTATCCTGATCCAGACTCGACCGAATACACTGATGCTCGAATCAAGAAGTTGCGCGCCTTGGTGAGGGACCTCAACAGAGTCTTTGCACACGTTTTGTTGGTCAAAGGCAATCGACGCAAGATTCTTTGGGACGGCGATAACCAGGACAGGGACTCTGATGACGGTGAATCTGACAACGAAGAAAATGAATGTTCTGAGCCAGAGCTTGCAGCCCATCTTCACCAGCTTCTTGAACATTATCCTTTTGAAGACCCAGCAACCGTTTCGCTCGCAAATCTCAAGGGCGAGTTGGAAGCCATGGCCTCTGAGAACCAGGGCACCGAGTTTCCGGGCTCACCCAATGATCGATTGACGCTCCGTCTCTTCCGGGATCAATCACAGCCTTGGGAGGACATCACCAAACGTCATATCAAACTGATCACGGAAATTTGTCAGAGCTTTACCGAGAAGCTCATAGATCATATCGTCGGAAGAGACCCCAAGACGGCACAGGCACTCCTGAGAGAGTACGTTGCCCCATTCTTTCAAGAAAAGGCGTCTTTGCTAGGTGTCAAGCTTCAGGAACTGCTGTATCACTACATGAATGGGTACGATCCTATGCCCTTGCTCAAGAACACACGAAGCCGGAGGGGGGGCGAGCGGCGAGTTCAGCAAACCGCCCGTCAACTTGAGAAGGTGTATCCAAATCTGGAAGGGTTGACCCATGAACATGTCTCGAGAGCTGTGTTGGAAGCAGCTTCAGAGGCAACCCCGTCTAGTGATTTTGGAACAGACAAAATCATTGAGAGCATGGCCAATTATTATGAC AGATCACTTGACATCTTCATTGACAATGTTGTGGTCCTCGGACTGGAAAATTGTCTTCTGCGCCACCTCCCAACCATCCTCGATCCTGACATGGTTCCTAACATGACAGATGAAGATGTCGAAAAGGTTGCCGCTGAATCACGTCCGGTAAGGcaggagagagaagagctgCAAGTCCAACTTACCAAGCTCCAGAGTGGACATGCTGCGTGCAGAGCGTTCCAGCCAAGAGACTTGCCTTCGTTCTCTGCGTCGAGTAGAAACGGGATGGCAATTGGCGGGACCGGCCTTGTTTTGAGGCGGGGACCTAGCCAGAGCCCGGCTCCGATACCAAGCATCGAAACCGAGAGAACAGCAACTCCTGGGAGCCGACAGTCAACCGCTACACTCGGCCGcacaccttcctcttcttcgacAAGCACTGCTACACCACGTGTTTCGGGATCTTCCGCTCCTGTTTCTGCTTCAGCCCCAGCTCCCCGCTCAATCTTCGCGGACATGAAGAACCCACCCGCCCCCAGGTCTGGTGGGcaattcaccaccacaccatctACGTCCGGGGTATTTAGCACTAAACCAGCCACGCCCGGCACTGGTGGGCTATTCGGAACGAGTGATCCTGCACCAACGGCTTCGCTTTTTGGCCCCAAGGGCTCTTCAGTGGTTGGTAATCCATCAACTCCGAACTCAGCGTCTTTGTTCTCTGCTCCCTCCGGCCCAGTCGCCAAGGCTCCCGCTCCTTCGCCATTCTCCAATGCCCCTACTGTTGCGTTTCCTTCCGGAGGAATATTTGGCACCAGTAATAACCAAAGTGGTGGTGCTCTGTATAGTACGAAGCCGGGGCAGACATCAGGTTCTGGTTTTTTCGGCTCTCCTTCCGCCAAAACTGGAGGGGCTGAAGGCAGTTag